The Vicia villosa cultivar HV-30 ecotype Madison, WI linkage group LG1, Vvil1.0, whole genome shotgun sequence genome includes a region encoding these proteins:
- the LOC131658617 gene encoding uncharacterized protein LOC131658617: MESKWCFESLDKSLKEIMGTVENPCEQIFGGKVVVFGGDFRQILPVVPEELDVGDGKLSKPNGGYAEITIPPELLLSDIVDPIEAIVTSTYHNLLENLTNLNYLQSRAILATTIEIPDFINDYITNLLPGDEKEYLSSDSIGGSDANYNEAFELLTPEFLDCLKTSGLPNHSMKLKIGTTIMLIRNLDQLEGLCMIQD, from the exons ATGGAAAGCAAATGGTGTTTTGAATCCCTTGATAAGTCATTGAAAGAGATTATGGGTACTGTTGAAAACCCATGTGAACAAATCTTTGGAGGTAAGGTTGTTGTATTTGGTGGTGATTTCAGACAAATTCTACCTGTTGTACCAGAGGAACTAG ATGTTGGAGATGGTAAGCTCTCAAAACCAAATGGTGGATATGCTGAAATTACTATTCCTCCTGAGTTACTTTTATCAGATATTGTGGACCCCATAGAGGCAATTGTTACCAGTACTTACCATAACCTCCTTGAAAATCTCACCAATCTGAATTACCTTCAGAGTAGAGCTATTTTAGCTACAACTATAGAGATTCCGGATTTTATCAATGATTACATTACTAATCTTCTTCCAG GTGATGAAAAGGAGTATCTGAGTAGTGATTCTATTGGCGGATCAGATGCTAATTACAATGAGGCTTTCGAGCTTTTGACACCAGAATTCTTAGATTGCTTGAAAACTTCTGGTTTGCCAAATCATTCTATGAAGTTAAAGATTGGTACTACCATAATGTTGATAAGAAATTTGGATCAATTAGAGGGATTATGCATGATACAAGATTGA